TTTTACAAATAATCCCTTATCTCCTATTTTATCAAGGCTTACGTGTTGTATTATATCGCCTTTAGTTTTTATTATTTTAACTTCAAATTCTACACTAGGATTTTTTTCTTTTAATCTATCTATAACCCAGTTAGTTTGAGTAACTGCCAGCTTACTCCCCCTAGTTCCAACTACTATTTTCATGACTCAAATCTCCTTTGGACTTTCCTTTGATTATCCTACTTTAACTGCTTTTTTTACTTCCTTATTAACTAGGATAGTTGAGAAATACGATATTTTTTCTTCAAGATTTACTTCTCTTAAATCATTATATACCACTTCCCCATCTTGTGACGAATTGCTTACTAATATAGAATACTCTATAAGTCCATTTCTTTCTAATTTAGAAACTATCTCTTTAAAGTTTTTATAAACCTTCATTAAAACTATAGAGCTATAATTTTCTAGTGCATAATCTATCTTTTCTTCCTCTATTGTGCAAGGAATTATTATTAATGGTTCTCTATCCATAACTAATGGGAAATTTTGATTAGATGCTATGTTAGAGAATGAAGATATTCCTGGTATAGTTTCTACATCTATACTTCCTATAAGTCTTTCCATTATATATACATATGTACTATATATCATTGGATCCCCTAAAGTTACAAATCCAACATTTTTACCTTCTTTTACATCTTCTACTATTTCATCGGCAACTTGATTCCACGCTAATATCTTTTCTCCATCATTAAAGTTCATTGGAAAATGTCTAGATTTTATTTCTAATGATTCTGGTAAGTATTCACTTACTATAGATAATGCTAAACTTTCTCCACCTTTTCTAGCTTCTGGTGTATATAATATATCTAAATTTTTTAATGTTTCTACTGCTTTAACTGTTAATAATGAGCTATCTCCAGGTCCTGTTCCTATTCCATAAAATTTTGCCATTTTCAATCTCCTCCTAGTTAATTAACATATTTCTTCTAATTGGTTTAATTTTTCTATACAATCATGTGCATGGTTCATAAACTTATCTTGTATATAAGGATTTTCTCCTAATCCTTTTAAATGCACTTTTATCTCAAATCCATGTTCTTCTAATATAGTTTTCCAAGAATCTTCTTCGTCTCCTGCCATATCATTTATAGCATGGTCTCC
Above is a genomic segment from Romboutsia lituseburensis containing:
- a CDS encoding cobalt-factor II C(20)-methyltransferase, with protein sequence MAKFYGIGTGPGDSSLLTVKAVETLKNLDILYTPEARKGGESLALSIVSEYLPESLEIKSRHFPMNFNDGEKILAWNQVADEIVEDVKEGKNVGFVTLGDPMIYSTYVYIMERLIGSIDVETIPGISSFSNIASNQNFPLVMDREPLIIIPCTIEEEKIDYALENYSSIVLMKVYKNFKEIVSKLERNGLIEYSILVSNSSQDGEVVYNDLREVNLEEKISYFSTILVNKEVKKAVKVG